One genomic segment of Bacteroides caccae includes these proteins:
- a CDS encoding porin family protein: protein MKKENDEITDLFRTRLADAGMNVRDGFWEELSQEIPVACQQRRRLLLFRVAAAASVLLVLAASSATFLYLSPKEEMEEAFTKIAVANGGQLDGDGIRVNQLPLPVEPVLPKPAPKSYGMLSQYTEEDSLSITFSMSFSFSATTSTGNGNRYGNQGHNGYWQATNGNTESSDSRKEQYEMGESAVRKISTKKNRWAMKAQVGTALPAEDGVYKMPVSVGVTVERKLNDYLGIETGLLYSNLRSAGQHLHYLGIPVKINVTLLDTKKVDLYATVGGIIDKCIAGAPDNSFKEEPVQLAVTAGIGINYKINDRLALFAEPGVSHHFKTDSKLATVRTKRPTNFNLLCGLRMTY from the coding sequence ATGAAGAAAGAAAATGATGAAATAACCGATCTGTTTCGCACTCGTCTCGCTGATGCCGGGATGAATGTCCGGGACGGCTTCTGGGAAGAACTCTCACAGGAGATTCCTGTGGCTTGCCAGCAACGTCGTCGGTTACTACTCTTCCGTGTAGCAGCTGCGGCATCTGTGTTGCTTGTCTTGGCGGCTTCATCGGCTACCTTCTTATATCTTTCTCCAAAAGAGGAAATGGAAGAAGCATTTACCAAGATAGCCGTGGCGAACGGAGGGCAGTTGGACGGAGATGGAATACGTGTCAATCAACTACCGTTGCCGGTAGAACCAGTGTTGCCGAAACCGGCTCCTAAATCTTATGGAATGTTGTCTCAATACACAGAAGAAGATTCGCTTTCCATTACCTTCTCTATGTCGTTCTCTTTCTCGGCTACGACTTCCACCGGAAATGGAAACCGATATGGAAACCAAGGCCATAATGGCTATTGGCAGGCAACGAATGGTAATACGGAATCATCGGATTCGCGAAAAGAACAATATGAAATGGGCGAATCAGCAGTCCGGAAGATCTCTACAAAGAAAAACCGCTGGGCGATGAAAGCCCAAGTTGGTACGGCACTTCCAGCAGAGGATGGCGTCTATAAAATGCCGGTTTCTGTAGGTGTAACCGTAGAACGGAAATTAAATGATTATCTGGGTATTGAAACCGGATTGCTTTATTCAAATCTCCGCTCGGCAGGGCAGCATTTACATTATCTTGGTATTCCCGTCAAAATTAACGTGACATTGTTGGATACAAAAAAAGTTGACCTTTACGCTACAGTAGGAGGAATTATAGATAAATGCATTGCCGGTGCACCGGACAACAGTTTCAAAGAAGAACCTGTCCAATTGGCTGTGACCGCTGGTATTGGAATTAATTATAAGATAAATGATCGCCTCGCGCTTTTTGCCGAACCGGGTGTTTCTCATCATTTCAAAACTGATTCGAAACTAGCTACGGTACGCACGAAACGGCCGACTAATTTTAATTTGCTTTGCGGACTTCGCATGACGTATTAA
- a CDS encoding DUF4783 domain-containing protein: MKKRVLVGMTALLLSISLLMAQEIPAGVITAFKRGSSQELSKYMGGKVNLVLQGRSTNVDKQKATAMMQDFFTENKVSGFNVNHQGKRDESSFIIGTLATTRGNFRVNCFLKKVENQYLIHQIRIDKINE; this comes from the coding sequence ATGAAAAAACGAGTGCTTGTAGGAATGACCGCTTTGCTTCTTTCTATCTCGTTGCTTATGGCGCAAGAGATACCGGCAGGAGTGATTACGGCATTTAAAAGAGGAAGTTCGCAAGAGCTGAGTAAGTATATGGGGGGCAAGGTAAACTTGGTGCTCCAGGGTCGCTCGACAAACGTTGACAAGCAGAAAGCAACAGCTATGATGCAAGATTTCTTTACGGAGAATAAAGTCAGCGGATTTAACGTAAATCATCAGGGAAAACGGGATGAATCGAGTTTCATTATTGGTACATTGGCTACTACCAGAGGAAATTTCCGTGTAAACTGCTTCCTGAAGAAAGTGGAGAATCAATATTTAATACATCAAATAAGAATTGACAAAATCAATGAATAA
- a CDS encoding DUF4943 family protein, translating to MKKTLVMLLAICLIVSFTGCGSEEMDYNNPDVTLFVKQLKTGTYKMKNDKGVVEVPHFTEEDIPELLNYAEDLTIIPSFPSVYNMNNGKIRLGECMLWVIESIRQGTPPSLGCKMVLANAENYEALYFLTDEEVLDAAACYRRWWEERQYPKTRWTIDPCYDEPLCGTGYRWW from the coding sequence ATGAAAAAAACACTTGTAATGCTGTTGGCTATTTGCCTGATTGTATCCTTTACTGGGTGCGGCAGCGAAGAAATGGATTATAACAATCCGGATGTTACCCTTTTTGTGAAGCAATTGAAGACGGGTACGTATAAGATGAAGAATGACAAAGGAGTGGTGGAGGTCCCTCATTTTACGGAAGAGGATATTCCCGAACTTCTGAACTATGCGGAAGATCTGACTATTATTCCTTCTTTCCCGTCGGTTTATAATATGAATAATGGTAAAATCCGTTTAGGTGAGTGTATGCTTTGGGTGATTGAATCTATTCGTCAAGGTACACCTCCGTCGTTGGGTTGCAAAATGGTGTTGGCTAATGCCGAGAATTATGAAGCACTCTATTTCCTGACAGACGAAGAAGTACTTGATGCTGCCGCTTGCTACCGTCGTTGGTGGGAAGAAAGACAATACCCGAAGACGCGGTGGACGATTGACCCGTGTTACGATGAACCGCTTTGTGGTACAGGGTATCGCTGGTGGTAA
- the rlmH gene encoding 23S rRNA (pseudouridine(1915)-N(3))-methyltransferase RlmH, with the protein MKTILLVVGRTVEQHYITAINDYIQRTKRYITFDMEVIPELKNTKSLSMEVQKEKEGELILKSLQPGDVIVLLDEHGKEMRSLEFADYMKRKMNTVNKRLVFIIGGPYGFSEKVYQAANEKISMSKMTFSHQMIRLIFVEQIYRAMTILNGGPYHHE; encoded by the coding sequence ATGAAAACAATCCTGCTCGTCGTTGGACGAACCGTAGAACAACACTATATAACTGCCATTAATGACTATATTCAGCGCACCAAACGCTATATTACTTTTGATATGGAAGTAATCCCCGAACTAAAAAACACAAAAAGTCTTTCAATGGAAGTGCAGAAAGAAAAAGAAGGAGAACTGATATTGAAATCACTCCAACCGGGAGACGTAATCGTATTACTTGATGAACATGGAAAAGAGATGCGTTCTCTCGAATTTGCCGATTATATGAAACGAAAAATGAACACAGTCAACAAGCGGCTAGTTTTCATTATCGGAGGCCCTTATGGATTTTCAGAAAAGGTATATCAAGCAGCAAACGAAAAAATTTCAATGTCGAAAATGACTTTCTCGCATCAGATGATCCGATTAATATTCGTGGAGCAGATTTATCGGGCAATGACGATACTGAATGGCGGACCGTATCATCATGAGTAA
- the nadC gene encoding carboxylating nicotinate-nucleotide diphosphorylase codes for MNKEKELIDKLIDLAFAEDIGDGDHTTLSCIPATAMGKSKLLIKEAGVLAGIEVAKEIFNRFDPTMKVEVFINDGTEVEPGDVAMLVEGKVQSLLQTERLMLNVMQRMSGIATMTRKYAKKLEGTRTHVLDTRKTTPGMRILEKMAVKIGGGVNHRIGLFDMILLKDNHVDFAGGIDKAITRAKEYCKEKGKDLKIEIEVRNFDELQQVLDLGGVDRIMFDNFTPEMTKKAVEMVAGKYETESSGGITFDTLRDYAECGVDFISVGALTHSVKGLDMSFKAC; via the coding sequence ATGAATAAGGAAAAAGAACTGATCGACAAGCTGATCGATCTTGCTTTTGCAGAAGATATAGGGGATGGGGATCATACCACCCTTTCATGTATTCCCGCTACTGCTATGGGAAAATCAAAATTGCTTATCAAAGAGGCCGGTGTGCTGGCAGGTATAGAAGTAGCCAAAGAAATTTTCAATCGTTTCGATCCTACGATGAAAGTCGAGGTATTTATCAACGATGGAACGGAAGTGGAACCGGGTGATGTGGCAATGCTGGTAGAAGGAAAAGTGCAGTCACTACTTCAGACTGAACGCCTGATGCTGAACGTGATGCAACGTATGAGTGGTATAGCGACAATGACCCGCAAATACGCTAAGAAATTGGAAGGTACCCGTACTCATGTGTTAGATACGCGTAAGACAACTCCCGGAATGCGTATCCTCGAAAAAATGGCAGTAAAGATTGGCGGTGGTGTAAATCATCGTATCGGACTTTTCGACATGATTCTCCTGAAAGATAATCACGTGGATTTTGCCGGAGGTATTGATAAAGCTATTACCCGTGCCAAAGAATATTGTAAAGAAAAGGGCAAAGATCTGAAAATCGAAATTGAAGTTCGGAACTTTGATGAACTGCAACAAGTTCTCGACTTGGGTGGTGTGGACCGTATTATGTTTGATAACTTCACTCCTGAAATGACGAAAAAGGCAGTAGAGATGGTAGCAGGTAAATATGAGACCGAATCTTCCGGCGGTATTACTTTTGATACTCTTCGAGACTATGCCGAATGTGGCGTAGACTTTATTTCGGTAGGAGCTTTGACTCATTCGGTGAAAGGGCTGGATATGAGTTTCAAGGCATGCTGA
- a CDS encoding RNA polymerase sigma factor has product MENEIELIKGCRAGKDSARKELYTLYSKQMLAVCFRYTGDMDAAHDVLHDGFIKIFTNFSFRGESSLSTWITRVMVTQSLDYLRRKKRVSQLVVHEDELPDIPDISDSGGGAGISEEQLMAFIAELPDGCRTVFNLYVFEEKSHKEIAKMLHIKEHSSTSQLHRAKYLLAKRIKEYRNHEERK; this is encoded by the coding sequence TTGGAAAACGAGATAGAACTGATAAAGGGCTGTCGGGCAGGAAAGGATTCAGCCCGGAAGGAACTTTACACCCTCTATTCCAAACAGATGCTGGCGGTATGTTTCCGCTATACGGGCGATATGGATGCAGCGCACGATGTATTGCATGATGGTTTCATTAAGATTTTTACCAACTTCTCGTTTCGGGGCGAATCTTCGCTTAGCACATGGATTACCCGGGTAATGGTCACCCAGTCGCTCGATTATTTGCGGCGTAAGAAACGAGTCAGTCAGTTGGTGGTGCATGAAGATGAGCTTCCCGACATACCTGATATATCGGACTCGGGAGGAGGGGCTGGAATCTCAGAGGAACAATTAATGGCTTTTATTGCCGAATTACCGGATGGATGCCGAACCGTTTTCAACCTTTATGTGTTTGAAGAGAAGTCACACAAGGAGATAGCCAAGATGCTTCATATTAAAGAGCACTCGTCTACTTCGCAGTTACACCGGGCCAAGTATTTATTAGCAAAAAGAATTAAAGAGTATAGAAATCATGAAGAAAGAAAATGA